The following coding sequences are from one Shewanella putrefaciens window:
- the yiaY gene encoding L-threonine dehydrogenase, translating to MAAKFFIPSVNVLGQGAVDDAIGDIKTLGFKRALIVTDKPLVKIGLVGEIAEKLGKNGITATIFDGVQPNPTVTNVEAGLALLKTNNCDFVISLGGGSPHDCAKGIALVATNGGSIKDYEGLDKSAKPQLPLVAINTTAGTASEMTRFCIITDEARHIKMAIVDKHTTPLLSVNDPELMLKKPASLTAATGMDALTHAVEAYVSTAANPITDACAIKAIELIQANLINAVENGQDINAREQMAYAQFLAGMAFNNASLGYVHAMAHQLGGFYDLPHGVCNALLLPHVQEYNAQVVPARLKDIAKAMGVDVSAMTDEQGANAAISAIKKLSVSVKIPENLTLLGVKAEDIPTLADNALKDACGFTNPKQATHAEICQIFTNAL from the coding sequence ATGGCTGCTAAATTTTTTATTCCTTCTGTCAATGTATTAGGCCAAGGCGCAGTAGACGATGCTATCGGAGATATTAAAACCTTAGGGTTTAAACGTGCCTTGATTGTCACTGATAAACCCCTTGTTAAAATAGGTTTAGTGGGTGAAATTGCAGAAAAACTTGGTAAAAATGGCATAACTGCAACCATATTTGATGGTGTTCAACCAAACCCAACTGTCACGAATGTTGAGGCAGGTTTAGCATTGCTGAAAACAAATAACTGCGATTTTGTGATTTCATTAGGTGGTGGCTCACCCCACGATTGCGCAAAGGGTATTGCCCTTGTCGCTACCAATGGTGGCAGTATTAAAGACTATGAAGGTCTAGATAAATCCGCTAAACCACAGTTGCCATTAGTCGCTATCAACACAACCGCAGGCACTGCCAGTGAGATGACCCGCTTCTGTATCATTACCGATGAAGCACGCCATATAAAAATGGCAATTGTCGATAAGCACACCACCCCCTTACTATCCGTTAACGATCCTGAGTTAATGCTGAAAAAGCCCGCCAGTCTAACGGCAGCAACAGGAATGGATGCATTGACTCACGCGGTCGAAGCGTATGTATCTACGGCAGCCAACCCAATTACCGATGCCTGCGCGATCAAGGCCATTGAATTAATTCAGGCAAACTTAATCAACGCAGTTGAAAACGGTCAAGACATCAACGCCCGCGAACAAATGGCCTATGCTCAGTTTCTTGCAGGAATGGCCTTTAACAACGCCAGTTTAGGTTATGTACATGCCATGGCACACCAATTAGGTGGTTTTTATGATTTGCCCCACGGTGTCTGTAATGCGCTACTGCTGCCCCATGTGCAAGAGTATAATGCGCAGGTTGTACCCGCTCGTTTAAAAGATATTGCTAAAGCGATGGGGGTTGATGTCTCTGCGATGACAGATGAACAAGGTGCCAATGCTGCGATTAGCGCAATTAAAAAGCTATCCGTTTCAGTTAAGATCCCAGAAAACCTGACCTTATTAGGTGTAAAAGCAGAAGATATTCCAACACTTGCAGATAACGCGTTGAAAGACGCCTGTGGCTTTACTAACCCAAAACAAGCGACACACGCAGAGATCTGCCAGATCTTCACTAACGCGCTGTAA
- a CDS encoding MarR family winged helix-turn-helix transcriptional regulator, translating to MEKYEQLLISLRRVIRAIDIHSRQLNKHSGLTGPQLMVMQKIAQLDAPLAKQVAEEITLSPATVTTIIDRLEGRGLVIRKRSDTDKRKVHLSLSDAGRSLLQDSPKPLQDHFIKRYQNLEEWEQSQLLSAVERIAVMMDADKIDAAPMLLVGKIQGDE from the coding sequence ATGGAAAAGTACGAACAACTATTGATTTCACTGCGCCGGGTGATCCGCGCTATCGATATTCATTCTCGCCAATTGAACAAACATTCAGGTTTAACTGGGCCACAATTGATGGTGATGCAAAAAATTGCTCAACTAGATGCTCCCCTTGCAAAACAAGTTGCTGAAGAAATTACGTTAAGTCCTGCGACAGTGACCACCATTATTGATCGTCTCGAGGGGCGTGGTTTAGTGATACGCAAACGGAGTGATACAGATAAACGTAAAGTGCATTTATCTTTAAGTGATGCTGGGCGGAGCTTATTACAAGATTCACCGAAACCGTTACAAGATCACTTTATCAAGCGTTATCAAAATCTTGAAGAATGGGAGCAAAGCCAATTGCTTTCGGCGGTTGAGCGTATAGCGGTGATGATGGATGCCGATAAAATTGATGCCGCACCTATGCTTTTAGTGGGAAAAATCCAAGGGGATGAGTGA
- a CDS encoding peptidylprolyl isomerase — protein sequence MKMLTGFVLAGSLTIALMGCGGSDDETTTTPPTPNPIPPSLSADICYLMNTSKGEFTLAIDLTNMPITGKNFKHYVDKSFYNGTLFHRTVNNFVIQGGGFTTGLNAKSTDAPIKNEASIGISNKRGTLAMARTKASNSATSQFFINILDNPQLDASTNSYGYAVFGKVVKGMDVVDQISIVPTKTVDGFIDTPVQEIFINTVSETHCPTD from the coding sequence ATGAAAATGTTAACAGGATTCGTTTTAGCTGGCAGTTTGACCATAGCATTAATGGGATGCGGTGGAAGCGATGATGAAACAACGACGACACCCCCTACACCAAATCCAATTCCTCCCTCGTTATCTGCAGATATTTGTTATCTTATGAACACTTCTAAAGGTGAGTTCACGTTGGCCATCGATCTCACAAATATGCCCATCACTGGGAAAAACTTTAAACACTATGTTGATAAGTCTTTCTATAATGGAACTTTATTCCATAGGACCGTCAATAACTTCGTCATTCAAGGCGGCGGATTTACCACTGGATTAAACGCTAAATCTACAGACGCACCGATTAAAAATGAGGCATCTATTGGGATAAGCAATAAACGCGGCACTCTCGCTATGGCTCGGACCAAGGCATCAAACTCTGCGACCTCTCAGTTTTTTATTAATATCTTGGATAATCCACAACTGGATGCGTCGACTAACAGCTACGGCTATGCGGTATTTGGTAAAGTAGTAAAAGGTATGGATGTGGTCGATCAGATAAGCATAGTGCCAACAAAAACGGTTGACGGTTTTATTGACACCCCTGTACAAGAGATTTTTATTAACACTGTGTCCGAAACCCACTGTCCAACAGATTAA
- the malQ gene encoding 4-alpha-glucanotransferase: MGLEKLLYLRGVGAEFTDCFGQYIRISETDRQGILTCMLLDNASTDGDPQFASAAQALLSDESIAQQIYELDALPWTQVLPEFQWCFVDEPWISLYLPYSYKTDINITIHCEDGESILLNVPFSTLKVIGDYRIPEAQGERQYIQYRLDLIEYGVKNNTLYTQTNMADEGLNHFPVLGLGYHTITFVLPPTALVSHDLLEAQVFHGTLMVAPRTAYQGVLSTAIQGKRHKPWGVSIQLYSLRSETQWGIGDFGDLEALITLVATQGADFIQLNPLHALDIAAPEHSSPYSPCDRRRLNPLYIHMQSVPEYELLATEFASSSWQEAIHVLHQDNWLNYPKITDLKYRAFARLYCLFCEKHLTLQTPRAKHFHDFVAEQGAALLEFAEAECLRSPRAIVQDAGFYLYLQFVAQSQLALCQLKAKEAGMGIGLIRDLAVGAALHGVEVQANVAQFCLNVSIGAPPDPFAPQGQNWGLTPLDPIKLKQDNFRHFIALMRANMEHCGALRIDHVMGLLRLWWWPLDKNLGKGAYVYYPVETLLAIVCLESQRARCVVIGEDLGLVPPDIIHRLYNAGIYGNELFYFCRDHQGFKAPSQYKPQSLMMLANHDVPTLVAWWSGSDLHLRRQLSLFETDDQLASALAERAHEKQQLLSLLVHQGLLGETSVQEIDIPSLLTAWMTLGASGNSALYSVQWCDLLADSYAVNIPGTWLEYPNWQRHLPQGIEQAAKMPELLQRLQHIAAARQLPH; this comes from the coding sequence ATGGGGCTGGAGAAGTTGCTGTATTTGCGAGGGGTTGGAGCAGAGTTTACGGATTGCTTTGGCCAGTATATCCGCATTTCTGAAACCGATAGACAAGGCATTCTAACGTGCATGTTGCTGGATAATGCCTCTACTGATGGCGATCCCCAGTTCGCATCTGCTGCGCAGGCGTTATTGAGTGATGAGTCAATCGCACAACAAATTTATGAGCTTGATGCGCTTCCTTGGACCCAAGTGTTGCCTGAGTTTCAATGGTGTTTTGTCGATGAACCTTGGATAAGCCTTTATCTTCCATATAGTTACAAAACTGATATCAATATCACTATTCATTGTGAGGATGGAGAGTCGATCCTATTAAATGTGCCATTTTCTACACTGAAAGTGATTGGAGATTATCGGATCCCAGAGGCTCAAGGAGAACGTCAGTATATACAATATCGACTTGATCTCATTGAGTATGGTGTCAAAAACAACACACTTTACACTCAAACAAACATGGCCGATGAAGGACTCAATCATTTCCCAGTATTGGGTTTAGGTTACCATACAATTACTTTTGTATTACCGCCAACGGCGCTTGTCAGTCATGATCTTTTAGAGGCTCAGGTATTCCATGGCACGCTAATGGTGGCGCCACGTACGGCATATCAAGGCGTGCTAAGTACTGCTATCCAAGGAAAACGCCATAAACCATGGGGCGTGAGTATTCAACTTTACAGTTTACGTAGTGAAACCCAATGGGGAATAGGTGACTTTGGTGATCTTGAAGCGCTTATCACTTTAGTTGCAACACAGGGCGCTGATTTTATTCAACTTAACCCATTGCATGCCCTTGATATTGCCGCACCTGAACACTCAAGCCCATACAGTCCTTGCGATCGCCGTAGACTCAATCCTCTCTATATTCATATGCAAAGCGTACCCGAGTACGAGTTACTCGCCACAGAGTTTGCTTCATCGAGCTGGCAAGAGGCGATTCATGTACTACATCAAGATAATTGGCTTAATTACCCTAAAATAACCGATCTGAAATACCGAGCTTTTGCTCGTTTATATTGCCTATTCTGTGAAAAGCATTTAACACTACAAACCCCCAGAGCAAAACATTTCCATGACTTTGTGGCTGAGCAGGGCGCTGCACTGCTGGAATTTGCCGAAGCGGAATGTCTTAGAAGTCCAAGGGCAATTGTGCAGGACGCAGGATTTTATCTGTACTTACAATTTGTCGCACAAAGTCAGTTAGCACTTTGCCAATTAAAAGCGAAAGAAGCGGGAATGGGGATTGGCCTCATTCGCGATCTTGCCGTTGGCGCCGCACTTCATGGCGTAGAAGTTCAAGCCAATGTGGCGCAATTTTGTTTGAATGTGAGCATAGGTGCACCGCCTGATCCCTTTGCACCACAAGGGCAAAATTGGGGACTAACGCCATTAGATCCTATCAAACTCAAACAAGATAATTTTCGGCATTTTATCGCACTTATGCGCGCCAACATGGAACATTGCGGCGCACTGCGAATTGATCATGTGATGGGATTGCTGCGTTTATGGTGGTGGCCGCTGGATAAAAATTTAGGTAAGGGTGCCTATGTTTATTACCCCGTTGAAACCTTGCTTGCCATTGTTTGCCTTGAAAGCCAACGAGCCCGCTGTGTCGTGATTGGGGAAGATTTAGGGCTAGTGCCTCCTGATATTATTCATCGACTCTATAACGCAGGTATTTACGGGAATGAGTTGTTTTATTTTTGCCGCGACCATCAGGGTTTTAAAGCTCCCAGTCAGTACAAACCCCAAAGTTTAATGATGCTTGCCAATCACGATGTGCCCACTTTAGTCGCTTGGTGGAGTGGCAGTGATTTGCACCTGAGGCGGCAATTATCTCTGTTTGAAACCGACGATCAATTAGCCAGTGCCTTAGCTGAACGAGCGCATGAAAAACAGCAATTACTTTCTCTTTTAGTGCACCAAGGCCTATTAGGTGAAACAAGTGTTCAGGAGATAGACATACCAAGCTTATTAACGGCATGGATGACCTTAGGGGCCTCGGGTAACAGTGCGCTTTACAGTGTGCAATGGTGCGATTTGTTAGCCGATAGCTATGCGGTCAATATTCCGGGGACTTGGCTCGAATACCCTAATTGGCAAAGGCATTTACCCCAAGGGATTGAGCAGGCGGCAAAGATGCCAGAGCTCCTGCAGCGGCTACAACATATCGCCGCTGCTAGGCAGTTGCCTCACTAA
- the glgB gene encoding 1,4-alpha-glucan branching protein GlgB — protein MMTQANAYFYNGADVALLNGQYTDVFSLLGMHTSEDGKSLIVRCFLRNALKVDVISIKDGRRVAGLEKVNDAGLFAGTMGRRVKPFLYLLRIQYPLSQIEIVDPYQFGPLLNADDLYLFGEGSAERAYEFLGANWRDVEGIEGVHFCVWAPNAKRVSVVGDFNHWDDTRHVMRQHMANGLWEIFLPNVAEGAHYKFDLVHPNGERHAKSDPMATQMECAPHNASIVPKKSKHSWKDTLWLNKRAVTAWHKAPMAIYEVHLGSWRRKGDNGEQYLDYQDLIEQLIPYVKAQGFTHIELMPISEYPFDGSWGYQPVGLYAPTHRFGDANGLKAFVDACHQADIGVVLDWVAAHFPKDPHGLVRFDGTCLYEHEDPRKGTHPDWDTLIYNYGRGEVRSFLLSNACYWLREFHFDGLRLDAVSSMLYLDYSREPGQWLPNAYGGRENLEAISFLQILNQRLYQAFPGICMIAEESTAFAGVTKPTDHHGLGFGFKWNMGWMNDSLSYLSRDPIYRQYHHHQLTFSLMYAYTEQFMLSVSHDEVVHGKGSLLHKIPGDDWQKFATLRAYYGFMWGHPGKKLLFMGSEFAQRDEWDHNHSLDWHLLAFEPHQGVQRWLKDLNQLYQGMSALSVLDYQPAGFRWLDCDNGSASIFTFVRYGLAGDAPLVFVINMTPSVHHGFRIGLPQAGDFCEYLNSDSYFYGGSNQGNAGLVVAQNQPWQGMESSALITVPPLSCLVLGPAANQVEAKRR, from the coding sequence ATGATGACTCAAGCCAATGCTTACTTCTATAACGGTGCCGATGTGGCGCTGCTCAACGGTCAATATACGGACGTATTTTCACTCTTAGGCATGCACACTTCTGAAGATGGAAAATCGTTAATTGTTAGGTGTTTTTTACGCAATGCGCTCAAGGTTGATGTGATTAGCATTAAAGATGGTCGTAGGGTAGCGGGTCTTGAGAAGGTCAATGATGCGGGCTTGTTTGCAGGTACTATGGGGCGGCGAGTTAAGCCATTTCTGTACTTGTTGCGAATACAATATCCGCTTAGCCAAATAGAAATTGTCGATCCCTATCAGTTTGGTCCTTTACTCAATGCCGATGATTTATATCTGTTTGGTGAAGGGAGTGCAGAGCGAGCATACGAATTTTTAGGAGCGAACTGGCGCGATGTTGAAGGTATTGAAGGAGTACATTTTTGTGTATGGGCGCCTAATGCTAAACGGGTTTCTGTGGTCGGTGATTTTAACCACTGGGATGATACTCGGCATGTGATGCGCCAACATATGGCCAATGGTTTGTGGGAGATTTTTCTGCCCAACGTGGCGGAAGGTGCGCACTACAAATTTGATTTGGTCCACCCAAATGGAGAACGCCACGCAAAATCGGATCCAATGGCGACTCAAATGGAGTGTGCGCCGCATAATGCGTCTATTGTTCCTAAAAAATCCAAACACAGTTGGAAAGATACATTATGGTTGAACAAGCGAGCAGTAACGGCGTGGCATAAAGCCCCCATGGCGATTTATGAAGTTCACTTAGGTTCATGGCGACGTAAGGGCGATAATGGTGAGCAATATCTTGATTATCAAGATTTAATTGAACAACTTATTCCCTATGTCAAAGCCCAAGGTTTCACCCACATTGAATTGATGCCCATTAGTGAATACCCCTTTGATGGGTCATGGGGATATCAGCCTGTAGGTCTATATGCCCCGACCCATAGATTTGGTGATGCTAACGGCCTTAAGGCATTTGTGGATGCCTGCCATCAGGCGGATATCGGTGTGGTTCTCGATTGGGTTGCGGCACATTTCCCTAAGGATCCCCACGGCCTAGTGCGTTTTGATGGTACTTGTTTGTATGAACATGAAGATCCGCGCAAGGGCACGCATCCTGACTGGGACACGTTAATTTACAACTATGGGCGTGGCGAAGTGCGTAGCTTTTTACTGAGCAATGCATGCTATTGGCTACGTGAGTTTCATTTTGATGGCTTGAGGCTCGATGCGGTATCGTCGATGTTGTACCTTGATTACAGCCGTGAGCCGGGTCAATGGCTACCGAATGCCTATGGTGGTCGAGAAAACCTCGAAGCCATCAGTTTTCTGCAAATACTGAATCAACGCTTGTATCAAGCCTTTCCCGGTATTTGCATGATAGCCGAAGAGTCCACCGCCTTTGCGGGCGTCACAAAACCGACAGATCATCATGGTTTGGGCTTTGGCTTTAAATGGAATATGGGTTGGATGAATGACAGCTTAAGTTACTTAAGCCGTGATCCCATTTATCGTCAATACCATCATCATCAACTGACCTTCAGTTTAATGTATGCCTATACCGAGCAATTTATGTTGTCAGTGAGCCATGATGAGGTGGTCCATGGCAAGGGCTCACTATTGCATAAAATTCCCGGTGACGATTGGCAAAAATTTGCTACTTTGCGCGCTTATTACGGTTTTATGTGGGGGCATCCCGGTAAGAAGTTGCTGTTCATGGGCAGTGAATTTGCTCAGCGGGATGAGTGGGATCATAACCACAGCTTGGATTGGCATTTATTAGCGTTTGAACCACACCAAGGGGTGCAACGCTGGCTTAAGGATCTGAATCAGTTATACCAAGGCATGTCTGCGTTATCAGTGCTTGACTACCAACCCGCAGGCTTTCGTTGGCTTGACTGCGATAATGGCAGTGCCAGTATTTTTACCTTTGTGCGCTATGGCCTTGCGGGGGATGCACCCCTCGTCTTTGTCATCAATATGACACCCAGTGTTCACCATGGATTTCGCATCGGTTTACCCCAAGCGGGGGATTTTTGTGAGTACCTCAATAGCGATAGCTATTTTTATGGTGGTAGCAACCAAGGTAATGCAGGTCTTGTGGTTGCCCAAAACCAACCATGGCAGGGGATGGAGTCGAGTGCACTTATTACGGTACCACCCCTTAGCTGTTTAGTCCTTGGCCCTGCAGCCAATCAGGTTGAGGCTAAAAGAAGATGA
- the glgX gene encoding glycogen debranching protein GlgX has product MTARQIVTPLPATSIHLPFELAAGKPFPLGATVDDHGVNFALFSANATGVELCLFDDKGDSEIYRIAFSEQTQQIWHCYVHGLKAGQLYGYRVYGLYEPQLGHRFNPYKLLQDPYARQLVGLYQHHDANYGYELNNINEDLSFSTLDNAAYVPKCKVVDIRSLMATAEIQPLARDFKPKPLEQSIIYEMHLKGFTASHPTIDEKQRGTFAGLASQPAIDYLVELGVTCVELLPVQSFFTEPFLLEKQLTNYWGYNSIGFFAPETSYLSSDDIGEFRVMVDALHGAGIEVILDVVYNHSAEGSRLGPTFSFRGIDNLSYYRLHPNDKRFYINDTGCGNTLNINHPRMLQLVLDSLRYWVEVMGVDGFRFDLAASLGREAYGFDPGSGFFDALLQDPILCHVKLIAEPWDIGPGGYQLGNFPVAFSEWNDRYRDTMRRFWRGDHGMLPEFARRFHGSGDFFEHSGRPPAASINFLTSHDGFTLKDLVSYTQRHNLANGEDNRDGHQENLSYHYGVEGPTSDPHILALRSRQQRNLLTTLFLSQGVPMLLSGDEIGRTQLGNNNAYCQDNTLNWFDWSVTGMDKALLSFTQKLIALRKRFPLLCAKRFIHEQLLAKPLEASGARLDWFSRQGEQMTKSLWSESMCRSLCVVLSGDLQGCRDGVEIQQALLLMVNADDNPLVFTPPTLAHLSPWQCLIHTQLEMPSPLQAEPLDAQNSSMRYLLEDRSLMLFYADFIRN; this is encoded by the coding sequence ATGACGGCAAGGCAAATAGTCACACCTTTGCCTGCGACGAGTATTCATTTGCCATTTGAACTTGCGGCAGGAAAACCTTTTCCATTAGGGGCGACCGTCGATGATCATGGCGTTAATTTCGCCTTATTTTCCGCTAATGCAACAGGGGTTGAACTGTGCTTATTTGACGATAAAGGTGACAGTGAAATTTATCGTATTGCCTTTAGTGAGCAAACCCAGCAGATATGGCATTGCTATGTACATGGTTTAAAGGCGGGGCAACTCTATGGTTATCGTGTTTATGGTCTTTATGAGCCGCAGCTTGGGCACAGATTTAATCCCTATAAACTGCTGCAAGATCCCTATGCTCGCCAATTAGTTGGCCTATATCAACACCATGATGCTAACTATGGTTATGAGTTAAATAATATCAATGAAGATTTATCATTCAGCACCTTAGACAACGCAGCCTATGTGCCTAAATGTAAAGTGGTGGATATTCGGTCCTTGATGGCAACGGCTGAAATCCAGCCGCTTGCGCGCGACTTTAAGCCTAAACCGTTAGAGCAAAGCATTATCTATGAGATGCACCTTAAGGGATTTACGGCATCGCATCCAACAATAGATGAAAAGCAGCGGGGTACTTTTGCCGGTTTGGCCTCCCAGCCAGCTATTGATTACTTAGTTGAACTTGGAGTGACCTGCGTTGAACTGCTTCCTGTGCAATCCTTTTTTACTGAACCCTTTTTGCTTGAAAAACAGTTAACTAACTATTGGGGCTATAACAGCATTGGCTTTTTTGCACCTGAGACCAGTTACTTATCTTCCGATGATATAGGCGAGTTTCGCGTTATGGTGGATGCACTGCATGGCGCAGGCATAGAAGTCATCCTGGATGTGGTCTATAACCACAGTGCTGAAGGCAGTCGACTCGGTCCCACTTTTAGTTTTCGTGGTATCGATAACCTTAGCTATTACCGTTTGCACCCAAATGATAAACGCTTTTATATCAATGATACTGGATGTGGCAACACGTTAAATATCAATCATCCACGTATGTTGCAGTTAGTGCTCGACTCTCTGCGTTACTGGGTCGAAGTTATGGGAGTAGATGGTTTTAGATTCGATTTAGCCGCCAGCCTTGGGCGAGAAGCCTATGGCTTTGACCCCGGTTCAGGCTTTTTCGATGCACTGCTGCAGGATCCTATCTTGTGCCATGTGAAGCTGATTGCTGAACCTTGGGATATAGGTCCCGGCGGTTATCAGTTAGGCAATTTCCCCGTGGCTTTTAGTGAATGGAATGACAGATATCGGGATACGATGCGACGCTTTTGGCGCGGCGATCACGGTATGTTGCCTGAATTTGCGCGGCGTTTTCATGGCTCGGGGGATTTCTTTGAACACAGTGGGCGTCCGCCTGCAGCCAGCATTAACTTTTTAACCAGCCATGATGGATTTACCCTAAAAGATTTAGTGAGTTATACCCAGAGACACAACCTTGCTAATGGGGAAGATAATCGGGATGGTCACCAAGAAAACTTAAGTTATCACTATGGGGTTGAGGGGCCTACCTCAGATCCGCACATCTTAGCGCTTCGCAGCCGTCAGCAACGCAATCTTTTGACGACCTTATTTTTATCCCAAGGTGTACCTATGTTGCTTAGTGGTGACGAAATTGGCCGCACCCAGTTAGGGAACAATAACGCCTACTGCCAAGACAACACGCTCAATTGGTTCGATTGGTCGGTGACCGGGATGGATAAAGCACTGTTAAGTTTTACTCAAAAGCTAATTGCCCTGCGTAAACGCTTCCCCCTCTTGTGTGCTAAACGCTTTATCCATGAGCAGTTACTCGCTAAACCTTTAGAAGCATCCGGTGCCCGTTTAGATTGGTTTAGCCGTCAAGGTGAACAAATGACTAAGAGTCTGTGGAGTGAATCCATGTGCCGTAGCCTCTGTGTTGTCTTGTCCGGTGATTTACAGGGCTGTCGTGATGGCGTTGAGATCCAGCAAGCACTGCTACTAATGGTCAATGCCGATGATAATCCCTTGGTCTTTACACCGCCCACACTCGCCCATTTAAGTCCGTGGCAATGTCTTATCCATACCCAATTAGAGATGCCATCCCCGCTTCAAGCTGAGCCGCTGGATGCTCAGAACTCATCGATGCGATACCTGCTAGAAGATCGCAGTCTTATGCTGTTTTATGCTGATTTTATAAGGAATTAA